A single region of the Eulemur rufifrons isolate Redbay chromosome 8, OSU_ERuf_1, whole genome shotgun sequence genome encodes:
- the S1PR1 gene encoding sphingosine 1-phosphate receptor 1, protein MGSTSIPQVKAVRSSVSDYVNYDIIVRHYNYTGKLNISADKENGIKPTSVVFILICCFIILENIFVLLTIWKTKKFHRPMYYFIGNLALSDLLAGVAYIANLLLSGATTYKLTPAQWFLREGSMFVALSASVFSLLAIAIERYITMLKMKLHNGSNSFRSFLLISACWVISLILGGLPIMGWNCIGALPSCSTVLPLYHKHYILFCTTVFTLLLLSIVILYCRIYSLVRTRSRRLTFRKNISKASRSSEKSLALLKTVIIVLSVFIACWAPLFILLLLDVGCKVKTCDILFRTEYFLVLAVLNSGTNPIIYTLTNKEMRRAFIRIVSCCKCPSGDAAGKCKRPIIAGVEFSRSKSDNSSHPQKDDGDSPETIMSSGNVNSSS, encoded by the coding sequence ATGGGGTCCACCAGCATCCCGCAGGTCAAGGCCGTCCGCAGCTCGGTCTCCGATTATGTCAACTATGATATCATCGTCCGGCATTACAACTACACGGGGAAGCTGAATATCAGCGCGGACAAGGAGAACGGCATTAAACCCACCTCGGTGGTGTTCATCCTCATCTGCTGCTTTATCATCCTGGAGAACATCTTTGTCTTGCTGACCATCTGGAAAACCAAGAAGTTCCACCGCCCCATGTACTATTTTATCGGCAACCTGGCCCTCTCGGACCTGTTGGCCGGAGTGGCCTACATAGCCAACCTGCTCTTGTCTGGGGCCACCACCTACAAGCTCACCCCCGCCCAGTGGTTTCTGCGGGAAGGGAGTATGTTTGTGGCGCTGTCTGCCTCGGTGTTCAGCCTTCTGGCCATTGCCATCGAGCGCTACATCACCATGCTGAAGATGAAACTCCACAACGGGAGCAACAGCTTCCGCTCCTTCCTGCTGATCAGCGCCTGCTGGGTCATCTCGCTCATCCTGGGCGGCCTGCCCATCATGGGCTGGAACTGCATCGGCGCGCTGCCCAGCTGCTCCACGGTGCTGCCGCTCTACCACAAGCACTATATCCTCTTCTGCACCACGGTCTTCACGCTGCTCCTGCTCTCCATCGTCATTCTCTACTGCAGGATCTACTCCTTGGTCAGGACTCGGAGCCGCCGGCTGACCTTCCGCAAGAACATCTCCAAGGCCAGCCGCAGCTCCGAGAAGTCGCTGGCGCTGCTCAAGACAGTCATCATCGTCCTGAGCGTCTTCATCGCCTGCTGGGCGCCGCTCTTCATCCTGCTCCTGCTGGATGTGGGCTGCAAGGTGAAGACCTGCGACATCCTCTTCAGGACGGAGTACTTCCTGGTGTTGGCCGTGCTCAACTCCGGCACCAACCCCATCATTTACACCCTGACCAACAAGGAGATGCGCAGGGCCTTCATCCGGATCGTGTCCTGCTGCAAGTGCCCCAGCGGAGACGCCGCCGGCAAATGCAAGCGACCCATCATCGCCGGCGTGGAGTTCAGCCGCAGTAAGTCGGACAACTCATCCCACCCCCAGAAAGACGATGGGGACAGCCCGGAGACCATTATGTCTTCTGGAAACGTCAACTCTTCTTCTTAA